The proteins below are encoded in one region of Scophthalmus maximus strain ysfricsl-2021 chromosome 4, ASM2237912v1, whole genome shotgun sequence:
- the LOC118301873 gene encoding up-regulator of cell proliferation isoform X3: MSTMNTGQELAVLINLITRLRLEKFYPNKLTLRSLFEINQNSVDEKAVLSVEEIPWCFLRKLFKINAECRSCTQVSIRQEEDNDPLELDLYTADDSEDKFNPLDVIVAVFLCADSLLQQELALKMSMCQFSLPLLLPHGHKSQCTLMLWALRDIVKEWRPQDLSESRGFVEDNIIQANIPFYSFVRLKNCSLSKSQFMNHILSSGQQNCNIFIHRDVEGGAVKREIANGLVEVCWYLPSGGENLDIFPEPTAFANLRGDICESLTQFNFLLQVSTATFVFLDSVDENEHRILTTLQDVKSKLVLVVNRKGGNAREDIMSVKALVNELHLPNNRLKIKDQRLNVAEFSKKLCEVIKTSLVDVKTTMSIVNMHDKAVELGLSVDESKTEEQKKAAEEIMDGIGVRSIPHYKKQQLPLQGANWKRLSQLEKEECRLKKCGDSGLEDYKSQLQEEKLQIRKEQTKFKVSKGMKSFIEYLSTSDKEKRDVFLKWMKLKFNTHSRNKLSVLRNRFREQCKTKDVKLIAELDQALVDSSLGTEHYMREMGLIYEFSVISSTTTADDISHLPCLAAEMLLDGYPLELLDGDASNVPERWVTDVLMELHKKVGQKSRLLVLTVLGVQSTGKSTLLNTMFGVQFPVSSGRCTRGAFMLFLKVGEDLQCEFNCDFIVLIDTEGLKSPDLAKLEDSYEHDNQLATFVIGLSDVTIINIAMENAAEMQDILQIAVHAFLRMKEIGKKPICHFVHQNVSSVSAHAKTMTERKHLLDQLNEMTEIAGEMEKQPSKKAFTDVLDYDMERNNWNIPGLWHGTPPMAPVNTGYSEAVAHFKKNLLQTLKSDRCNEISQIPQFLEWMRSLWRAVKYENFIFSFRNTLVAHAYDNLCKEFSQWEWEFKKEILTWQTTAELEILNTDNESEVETWNRLVGIKKSEVSQKITDQQTAMRGKLGDYYKMKGKRVNLIEKYKVDFFNSINGLANEIRHSVCAKLDCLLELKISSKKAQDILREYRGVIEERVMKLLGDCNKSKLTDQELTHEFEKMWAEATVNVSGMKERDIAACVLNQLRRNFSNLKVNEELQNIQDLKEIGRAPFKTRSDHLDSFVGKIQHLWGGDLQNFAEGVIQSCKLFVLDKVRTNGDYQDSFAKELLEKIDKSLEQGSNHHKTTPKFEIDLKLHICGIASREFVKMHRRFLSDNNPHTQLEKYKTQYLSDFLDLYTNRDHCQRKANDFVQSCIKPAVEQFISRSLGVDIVEHILTSCHSAEYGSRKTFQYNIQKELLLEEDLKSFVKYIGNYEIYVKDWIFQHILQKMSEDKTLCKLKNKNLQVIVKKLSEAIERASKGDDGVLLPDNKESVKKLINNMRKHLIKDISISVEDEKTTLFQIQSTCHPFINCLKMSIKDLKEQLEEEFSNSDDITETLNKLPIKPQDELFKRVFGCGQQCPFCKVPCEAGGSEHKQHHASIHRPQGLSGVKLETG; the protein is encoded by the exons ATGTCTACAATGAACACAGGACAAGAGCTTGCAG TCCTGATCAACTTAATCACCAGACTCAGACTGGAGAAATTCTATCCCAACAAGCTCACTCTGCGGTCTCTCTTTGAGATCAACCAGAACAGCGTAGATGAAAAAGCTGTTCTATCAGTGGAGGAAATACCATGGTGTTTTCTTAGAAAACTGTTTAAAATCAATGCCGAATGCAGGAGCTGTACACAAGTGTCAATCAGGCAAGAGGAAGACAATGATCCCCTTGAACTAGACCTTTACACTGCAGATGATTCTGAAGACAAGTTCAACCCTCTGGATGTCATTGTAGCTGTCTTCCTTTGTGCTGACAGCCTCTTGCAGCAGGAACTGGCCCTCAAGATGTCAATGTGCCAgttttctctccccctgctgTTGCCCCACGGCCATAAGAGTCAGTGTACCCTGATGCTGTGGGCTCTGAGAGACATCGTCAAAGAGTGGCGTCCACAGGATTTGTCTGAATCAAGAGGGTTTGTTGAAGACAACATTATCCAAGCAAATATACCTTTCTATTCCTTTGTGAGGCTGAAGAACTGTAGTTTATCAAAGTCCCAGTTTATGAATCATATTCTCAGCAGTGGGCAACAGAACTGCAATATCTTCATACATAGGGATGTGGAAGGAGGAGCAGTCAAAAGAGAAATCGCAAATGGGTTGGTTGAAGTTTGCTGGTACCTTCCGTCTGGCGGAGAAAATCTTGACATATTTCCTGAGCCAACTGCCTTCGCAAATCTGCGAGGGGACATTTGCGAGTCACTCACACAATTCAACTTTCTTTTGCAAGTGTCAACTGCCACCTTTGTGTTCCTGGACAGCGTTGATGAAAATGAGCACAGAATTCTGACAACTCTTCAAGATGTGAAATCCAAACTCGTGTTAGTTGTAAATCGCAAGGGAGGGAATGCAAGAGAGGATATTATGTCTGTCAAGGCCTTAGtaaatgaattacatttacCAAACAACAGACTGAAGATCAAAGACCAGAGGCTTAATGTTGCAGAGTTCTCAAAGAAACTTTGTGAAGTCATCAAGACATCCCTGGTAGATGTGAAAACCACGATGAGCATTGTAAATATGCACGACAAAGCTGTTGAACTTGGCCTCTCTGTGGATGAAAGCAAAACTGAGGAACAAAAGAAAGCAGCTGAGGAGATCATGGACGGCATTGGGGTGCGAAGTATACCTCACtacaagaaacaacaacttccaTTACAAGGAGCTAACTGGAAGAGGTTGTCACAGTTGGAAAAAGAAGAGTGTAGACTGAAGAAATGTGGTGATTCAGGCCTTGAAGACTATAAATCTCAActgcaggaagaaaaactacaaatcaGAAAGGAGCAAACTAAATTCAAAGTCTCCAAAGGAATGAAGAGTTTCATTGAATACTTATCTAcaagtgacaaagaaaaaagagatgttTTTCTTAAGTGGATGAAACTGAAGTTTAATACACATTCCAGGAACAAACTGTCTGTGTTACGTAACAGATTCAGAGAGCAATGCAAGACGAAAGACGTAAAACTCATAGCAGAGTTGGATCAAGCTTTGGTGGACAGCTCTTTAGGAACAGAGCATTACATGCGAGAGATGGGGCTGATTTATGAGTTCTCTGTTATCAGCTCCACAACAACTGCTGATGACATATCTCACCTCCCTTGTTTGGCTGCTGAGATGCTGTTGGATGGATATCCTCTAGAGCTCTTGGATGGAGATGCTTCCAATGTCCCAGAGAGGTGGGTGACAGATGTACTGATGGAGCTTCACAAGAAGGTCGGACAGAAGAGCAGACTGTTGGTTCTGACGGTGTTGGGTGTCCAGAGTACTGGGAAGTCGACACTCCTCAACACCATGTTCGGTGTGCAGTTTCCTGTCAGCAGTGGCAGATGCACAAGAGGAGCTTTCATGCTCTTTCTCAAAGTTGGAGAGGATTTGCAATGTGAGTTcaattgtgattttattgtcCTCATTGACACAGAAGGTCTTAAGTCTCCTGATCTGGCAAAACTAGAGGACAGTTATGAGCATGACAACCAGCTAGCAACATTTGTCATTGGCTTGAGTGATGTCACCATTATCAACATCGCAATGGAAAACGCAGCAGAGATGCAAGATATCCTGCAAATAGCAGTACACGCATTCTTGAGGATGAAAGAAATTGGGAAAAAgccaatttgtcattttgttcacCAGAATGTTTCTTCAGTTTCAGCTCATGCCAAGACCatgactgaaagaaaacacCTCTTGGACCAACTCAATGAAATGACTGAAATTGCAGGTGAAATGGAAAAGCAACCCTCCAAAAAAGCATTCACGGATGTGCTGGACTATGACATGGAAAGGAACAACTGGAACATCCCAGGACTCTGGCATGGAACACCACCAATGGCACCAGTGAACACGGGTTACAGTGAAGCTGTAGCACATTTCAAGAAAAACCTTTTACAAACATTGAAGAGTGACAGATGCAATGAAATCTCACAGATCCCACAGTTTCTGGAATGGATGAGAAGTCTCTGGAGAGCAGTGAAATATGAGAACTTCATATTTAGTTTCAGAAACACACTTGTGGCTCATGCCTACGACAACTTGTGCAAAGAGTTCAGTCAATGGGAATGGGAGTTCAAAAAAGAGATTCTGACCTGGCAAACCACAGCGGAGTTAGAAATCTTGAACACCGATAATGAATCTGAGGTAGAAACTTGGAACAGATTAGTcggaataaaaaaatctgaggtGTCACAGAAAATAACAGACCAACAAACAGCAATGAGGGGGAAACTCGGCGACTACTACAAAATGAAAGGCAAACGAGTAAATCTGATAGAGAAATACAAAGTTGACTTTTTCAACAGCATTAACGGGCTTGCAAATGAAATTAGACATTCTGTGTGTGCAAAACTGGATTGCCTCCTTGAACTAAAGATTAGTTCAAAAAAGGCTCAGGACATTCTGAGAGAATACCGAGGTGTGATCGAGGAGCGGGTCATGAAGCTACTGGGTGACTGCAACAAGTCAAAGTTGACCGATCAAGAGCTGACGCATGAGTTTGAAAAGATGTGGGCTGAAGCCACTGTAAATGTGTCTGgcatgaaagagagagatattgCAGCATGTGTCCTGAATCAGTTGAGAAGAAATTTCTCAAATCTGAAAGTTAATGAGGAATTGCAGAACATTCAAGACCTAAAAGAAATTGGAAGAGCTCCATTTAAAACAAGAAGTGATCATCTAGACTCCTTTGTAGGCAAAATACAACATCTGTGGGGAGGAGATTTGCAGAACTTTGCTGAAGGTGTCATTCAGTCTTGTAAACTGTTTGTACTTGACAAAGTACGGACAAACGGAGATTACCAAGACTCTTTCGCAAAGGAACTTCTAGAAAAGATTGATAAATCCCTTGAACAAGGTAGCAACCATCACAAAACAACTCCAAAGTTTGAGATTGACCTGAAACTTCACATTTGTGGCATTGCCTCCAGGGAGTTTGTCAAAATGCACAGAAGATTCTTGTCGGATAACAATCCTCACACTCAGCTGGAGAAGTACAAGACTCAGTACCTGTCAGATTTTCTCGATTTATACACAAACAGAGATCACTGCCAACGCAAAGCAAATGATTTTGTCCAGTCTTGTATCAAACCTGCTGTGGAACAGTTCATCAGTAGATCTTTGGGAGTAGACATTGTGGAGCACATTTTGACAAGTTGCCATTCAGCAGAGTATGGATCTCGCAAAACCTTCCAGTACAACATTCAAAAAGAGTTGCTGCTAGAGGAAGACCTCAAAAGTTTTGTTAAGTACATTGGTAATTATGAAATATATGTTAAGGATTGGATATTTCAGCACATCCTACAAAAGATGTCAGAGGACAAGACTTTGTGCAAACTGAAGAACAAAAATCTACAAGTCATCGTTAAAAAACTCTCAGAAGCAATAGAACGTGCATCAAAAGGAGATGATGGTGTTCTGCTGCCAGACAACAAGGAAAGCGTCAAAAAGCTAATCAACAACATGCGCAAGCATTTGATCAAAGACATCTCAATTTCTGTGGAAGATGAAAAAACCACCTTGTTTCAAATCCAAAGCACATGTCATCCGTTCATCAACTGCCTCAAGATGTCAATAAAGGACTTGAAGGAACAACTTGAGGAGGAATTCTCAAACTCTGACGAcatcactgaaacactgaacaagCTTCCAATCAAACCACAGGATGAGCTTTTCAAGAGGGTGTTTGGTTGTGGACAGCAATGTCCATTCTGTAAAGTTCCCTGTGAGGCCGGAGGCTCAGAACACAAGCAGCATCACGCATCCATTCATCGGCCACAAGGTCTTTCTGGAGTCAAATTGGAA ACTGGCTGA